The Argonema galeatum A003/A1 genomic sequence GCCAACACAATTCTCAATATATTCCAGCAACTCTTGTAAAGTCTTATCCCAGGCAGCTTCATCTTGTTCCAGGAGGTTAGCTACCCAAGTTCCCAGAGAATCTATCAACAGACAACTGCGATCGGTTGCCTGTTGAATAGTTGCCCCCAGATCCACTGGCACTTCTACGGTGCGCCAGTCAGGAGGGCGTCGGTGCTGGTGTTGTTCAATCCTATGCTGCCACTCCGAGTCAGTTGGGTCAAGGTTGGCAGTAGCCACGTATATGACAGGTTTGCCAGACTCGATCGCCAAGGTTTCAGCCCATTCACTTTTACCAGACCGTGCAGGACCTGTCACCAAAATTACTCGCTTTTGAGCCGCTTGGGTCACGATCGATCTCATGAGTGGATGTGCATTGCCCACCATACACTAATAGCAAATAACTTCACCTCGTTGCTCATGAAGGGATTGCGAAAGTCCTCTTGTAACGTAAGGATAGAATAAATGCAAACTTACAGTTACAGTGTGCGGCTTCAGGCGATTCAGCTAAAACCAGTCCCAGGCAATTATGAAACTAGAATTACAAAAGATTGAGGAGACATTACAGCAGGTAGCGGCTCAAAGCGGCCCAAAAAAGGAGCAGCCGTCCTCAAAGTCGGGAAATCAGACCAATGGGTTGAAATCCCAGTCCCCAACTAGCCATCAAGACTATCCCACAAGGTCGGATCTCAAGGTAAATTCTTTTTCAGGGCAACAACAGCAAGCCAAAAAGACGCCAGCACTGCCCAAAATCGAATCGCCTCGGTTTACCAGTCACCGCAATGGCGTCAACCCATACCTGGCGATGACTCTGCTAAAAGAAATGGAAACGGTTGTGGGCCAATGGCAGACAGAATTGCGACAAATCTTACGACAAATTCAAGATATTTATCTAGACGGCCCGATTATCGAAGGTTGGTTGGAGTCCCTGTCTCCTCAAATACCAACAGAAGTGGCAGCAGTGCCCCATACTCAAAGGGGGAAAGATTCCCAATTCCACATTCAGAACGCTAGTGGGTATCGCTTAGTAGGTTGGAATGCTGATGGCAAGCGGTGGTATCGTCCCTGTCCGCCAGAGGAACTGCCCAGTGTTAGTCTGGCTCTAGCACGCTATCAAAAACTGCAACATCTGCTCGTCCGCAAGCAGGAACTGGAAACTCATCTCACTGAACTGGCTGAGGTTTTCGTCTTTTTGCAGGGACATATCCAAACGCTGTGATATAGCAAAGTGCTGAGTAAAGCTGTCCCTGCAAGGGAATTTATCGGTAAATTTCCATCTTTGCAAGGATTTATTGACTTTATTGGCTAATTATACCTGGTTTTTTGCATAAAGCTATAATTATTAGGAAAGCAATGTAAGATTGGGAACTATCAGTCACATTTGGTGGCTCAGTTTATGACTTTAGTTTCTGCCATTATCTGTACCCATAATCGAGATAGCTATTTAGGCGCTGCGATTGATAGCTTGCTGGCACAGGATTTTGCTGATTTTGAAATAGTAGTGGTGGATAATGCGTCGAGCGATCGCACCCGTGAAGTCACGGAGTTGCGATCGGCGGTGAAATATGTCTACGAACCCGTCACGGGTTTATCTGTGGCACGCAACACAGGTGCTAGAGTAGCCACAGGCAAAATTCTCGCTTATCTTGATGATGATGCAGTGGCTAGCCCCGGCTGGCTGAGCGTGCTGTACGCAGCCTATCAAAATGATGAAAAACTGGCAATTGCGGGCGGAAAAGTCACCCTGATTTGGCCGTCAGGTTATTCAGCGCCGCCTTGGCTTTCGGAAGATTTGGCCGGAAATTTGGGAGCCTATGACTTGGGGGATAAACTTGTATATATCAAAAACCCCGGTCTTACTCCCAGAGGCTTGAACTATTCCATCCGTAGCACCTTTTTGGCGCAAATTGGTGGATTCAATGTTAACCTGGGTCGAGTTGGTAAAAATTTGTTATCCAATGAAGAACTACTGATGACAGAACAGGCGCTAAAGTTAGGTTGGCAGGTGGCCTATCTCCCAGACGCTTTGGTGGCTCACAACGTTTCTCCCGAACGGCTCAACCAAAGCTGGTTTTTTAGCCGAAGCTGGTGGCAAGGGATCAGCGAGTGTTACCGGGAAAAAATATCCGGTCGTGCTGGTTTGGGTCAACTGGGACGGGGAAGCGAACGGTTGATTCGAGGTTTGTACAAATCTTTAAAGCATTTGGGCGATCCCGCGCAACGCTTTGACAATTTGGTGTATACATACGGTCAGATTGGTTATTTAAGTGCTGCTATCCAAACAATGGTGTCGGCACCTAAAGAGGCCAAGTAAGTGCGATCGATCTTAAATGCTGTAGGGTTTCACCGGAAGGATGGACTGACTGCCTCGTTTTGGATTACTCGCTTTTTCGGATAGATAAAGAGTTTATGTTTTAGACTCACTAACTTTGCGATGAGCGCGACGAAAGCGACTCAGTTCTAAACCCAGAGCTACCGTTAGAACTTTATATTATGACTGCTAAGCCATCTAAAATACCAGTTTCTGTCTTGATTCCTGCCAAAAACGAAGAGGCCAATTTGCCTGCCTGTCTGGAAAGCGTGGCACTGGCAGATGAAGTTTTTGTGGTCGATTCCCAAAGTGGCGATCGGTCTGTCGAAATAGCTGAAAGTTATGGAGCGAAAGTAGTCCAGTTCTACTTCAACGGTAGTTGGCCTAAAAAGAAAAACTGGGGTCTGGACAACCTACCTTTCCATAATGAGTGGGTGCTAATTGTTGATTGCGACGAACGCATTACGCCCGAACTTTGGGAGGAGATTGCCGCAGCTATTCAAAATCCCGACTATAACGGCTATTATGTCAACCGCCGAGTGTTCTTTCTAGGCCAATGGATTCGTTACGGCGGCAGATATCCCGACTGGAATTTGCGTCTGTTGAGGCACGAAAAAGGCCGCTATGAAAATCTGAAGACGGAAGATGTTCCCAACACAGGTGACAACGAAGTCCACGAGCACGTCATCCTTAAAGGTCAGGTCGGTTATCTTAAAAACGATATGCTGCACATAGACTTTCGGGATATCTACCAATGGCTAGACCGACACAACCGCTATTCCAACTGGGAAGCCCGCCTCTATCTTAATTTCCTGAGCGGCAAGGATGACCTGGAAACGATTAACGATGAGAGCGATCGTGCAAAGCGTTTGCTCAGAATCATCCGCAATCCCGTGCAGCGCAAGCGCTTTCTCAGAAAAGTTTGGGTCTGGTTACCGTTCAAACCGGCACTCAGGTTTATTATTACCTACATTTTTCAATTCGGCTTTTTGGATGGTAGACCAGGGTACATTTATGCGCGGCTAATGAGCCAGTACGAGTATCAAATTGGGATAAAACTTTATGAGTTACAGCGTTTTGGCGGTCAGTTGAACACTTCACCCAAACCGATTACTCCTCCTCAAGCAGTGCCTCATGTGCCGAACAGTAAGTAGACAGAAGTTCGCACTTCCACTTAGTTGATATTATTTAAATTTGCGACACCGGGAAGATGGAACCATGACCCCTGCTACTCCAGACTCTAGTCCCAACCTGGATACTTCTGTATCAAATGCGGCTAAAGGTGCGGATGTAACCTTTAGCCATGAATTGCCGGTGCTTGATGCAGAACCTTGGGTAGATTTACGCAAGTACGACCAATCTGGGTTCGATCGCGGTCGTCCCGGTTGGTATGTGTTGCTTTGGTGGTTGGTGCAGGCGATCGCATTTCCCCTCACTCCTCACAATCTGCACGCCCCACGACAATCCCTGCTGCGGCTGTTTGGCGCTACGATTGGTAAAGGTGTCGTTATCAGACCTACAGCACGTTTTACCTATCCCTGGAAAGTCGAAATTGGAGACTACAGCTGGATTGGGGATGATGTCGTTTTTTACAGTCTCGATCGCATTCGCATTGGTAAGCACTGCGTAATCTCGCAAAAAACCTACCTTTGTACCGGCAATCACGACATTAAAGACCCAGTTTTTGGCCTGATAACTGAGAGTATTGAGATTGGTAACGGTGCTTGGGTGGCGACTGATTGCTTCGTTGGGCCGGGTGTAAAAATAGGAGCTAATGCGGTAGTGGGTGCCCGCAGTAGCGTCTTGCGGAATTTGCCTGCTGGACAGGTTTGCTGGGGTAACCCCTGCCGTCCCCGTTATCGAAGACAGGTCAAAGCGTAGCTAGCAAAATTTCTATTGCCTCTACCAAACAACTGAATCATGATGTTATTAGTCATGAACAAAAAGAGGTAGAAAAATTTGAAATTCCTAATAAAAAAGTGTTGGCGCTCTTTTAGGCAACCTATTACTTTGAATAAGAGCTTGAAAATTCTTCTTTATGGAAGCAATCTTTGGTCTTTAGGAGAAGGAATGTTGGGGCCTATTTTTGGAGTTTTTACTGAAAAAATAGGAGGTAACATATTAGATATTTCTTGGATTTGGGCAACTTACATGATTGCTACAGGAATATTTACTATATGTGTAGGAAATATTTCCGATCGCAAAATTAGTAAGGAAAAACTAATGGTAGCTGGTTATGGAATAAATACAATATTTACATTCAGCTATTTATTAGTTTCATCGCCATTACAATTATTTTTCGTACAAGCTGGATTAGGATTTGCCACTGCCTTAGCAACTCCTACATGGGACGCCTTATATACCAATTCTTATGAAGATAAAACAAAAGTCGGATATTTTTGGGGTATTGCTGTTGGGCGAGACCAAATAATTACTGGAATTGGGATAGTTATTGGCGGCTTAATTGTTAATTATTGTTCATTTAAAGTACTATTTGTAACTATGGGAATAGTTCAGGCTATTGCTACCATCTATCAAGCGCAAATTCTGAAACCCCAACTATAGCTAGGGGCTAGAGGCTAGGGGCTAGGGGCTAGGGGAAGAAGGGTACAGAAGCATCAATGCCCCGATTGTGGGCATATTCAATATCGAGATTGGAACGC encodes the following:
- a CDS encoding glycosyltransferase family 2 protein, whose translation is MTAKPSKIPVSVLIPAKNEEANLPACLESVALADEVFVVDSQSGDRSVEIAESYGAKVVQFYFNGSWPKKKNWGLDNLPFHNEWVLIVDCDERITPELWEEIAAAIQNPDYNGYYVNRRVFFLGQWIRYGGRYPDWNLRLLRHEKGRYENLKTEDVPNTGDNEVHEHVILKGQVGYLKNDMLHIDFRDIYQWLDRHNRYSNWEARLYLNFLSGKDDLETINDESDRAKRLLRIIRNPVQRKRFLRKVWVWLPFKPALRFIITYIFQFGFLDGRPGYIYARLMSQYEYQIGIKLYELQRFGGQLNTSPKPITPPQAVPHVPNSK
- the hpsU gene encoding hormogonium polysaccharide biosynthesis acetyltransferase HpsU; the encoded protein is MTPATPDSSPNLDTSVSNAAKGADVTFSHELPVLDAEPWVDLRKYDQSGFDRGRPGWYVLLWWLVQAIAFPLTPHNLHAPRQSLLRLFGATIGKGVVIRPTARFTYPWKVEIGDYSWIGDDVVFYSLDRIRIGKHCVISQKTYLCTGNHDIKDPVFGLITESIEIGNGAWVATDCFVGPGVKIGANAVVGARSSVLRNLPAGQVCWGNPCRPRYRRQVKA
- the cobU gene encoding bifunctional adenosylcobinamide kinase/adenosylcobinamide-phosphate guanylyltransferase — its product is MRSIVTQAAQKRVILVTGPARSGKSEWAETLAIESGKPVIYVATANLDPTDSEWQHRIEQHQHRRPPDWRTVEVPVDLGATIQQATDRSCLLIDSLGTWVANLLEQDEAAWDKTLQELLEYIENCVGDLIFVAEETGWGVVPAYPVGRLFRDRLGMLVRRVGARADPVYLITGGHVLNLSILGNRLTP
- a CDS encoding MFS transporter, which encodes MKILLYGSNLWSLGEGMLGPIFGVFTEKIGGNILDISWIWATYMIATGIFTICVGNISDRKISKEKLMVAGYGINTIFTFSYLLVSSPLQLFFVQAGLGFATALATPTWDALYTNSYEDKTKVGYFWGIAVGRDQIITGIGIVIGGLIVNYCSFKVLFVTMGIVQAIATIYQAQILKPQL
- a CDS encoding glycosyltransferase family 2 protein, producing the protein MTLVSAIICTHNRDSYLGAAIDSLLAQDFADFEIVVVDNASSDRTREVTELRSAVKYVYEPVTGLSVARNTGARVATGKILAYLDDDAVASPGWLSVLYAAYQNDEKLAIAGGKVTLIWPSGYSAPPWLSEDLAGNLGAYDLGDKLVYIKNPGLTPRGLNYSIRSTFLAQIGGFNVNLGRVGKNLLSNEELLMTEQALKLGWQVAYLPDALVAHNVSPERLNQSWFFSRSWWQGISECYREKISGRAGLGQLGRGSERLIRGLYKSLKHLGDPAQRFDNLVYTYGQIGYLSAAIQTMVSAPKEAK